From a region of the Mycobacteroides saopaulense genome:
- a CDS encoding class I SAM-dependent methyltransferase, translating into MLGRVTDRVKIALTGAPETMLATLYGRAQDAKSPHSVLHDHYAAEAVARIDYDFSKTKIKDTQAVGVALRARQLDVWTSEFLATHRESTVLHLACGLDTRVFRIDPPDTVRWVDVDYPDVVALRRTLLPERGGDYRLIESSVTDDAWLEGIPADRPTLAVFEGLTMYLTQAEGQSLIRRITGRFPSGQLAFDCYGSIGIKLQKLVPAVRNAGATLHWGIDDPGQIEALHPALRCIEDLHSTDVAGEEHLPLSGRIQMKVISRIPALRDIGRIMRFSF; encoded by the coding sequence ATGTTGGGTCGAGTGACGGACCGCGTGAAAATCGCACTGACCGGCGCCCCCGAGACCATGCTGGCCACGCTGTACGGACGGGCGCAGGACGCCAAGTCTCCTCATTCCGTTCTTCATGACCACTATGCCGCCGAGGCCGTCGCGCGCATCGACTACGACTTCTCCAAAACCAAGATCAAAGACACCCAGGCGGTCGGCGTCGCGCTGCGCGCCCGCCAGCTCGACGTCTGGACCTCGGAGTTTCTCGCCACACACCGGGAGTCGACAGTGCTGCACCTGGCCTGCGGACTGGACACCCGCGTCTTCCGGATCGATCCGCCCGACACCGTGCGCTGGGTCGACGTCGACTACCCCGACGTGGTCGCACTGCGACGCACGCTGCTGCCCGAACGCGGCGGCGACTACCGGCTGATCGAAAGCTCCGTCACCGATGATGCCTGGTTGGAAGGCATCCCCGCCGACCGCCCCACTCTCGCGGTGTTCGAGGGATTGACGATGTACCTGACGCAGGCCGAGGGCCAGTCCCTGATCCGTCGGATCACCGGGCGCTTTCCCAGTGGCCAGCTGGCGTTCGACTGCTACGGCAGCATCGGCATCAAGCTGCAGAAGCTGGTGCCCGCCGTGCGCAACGCCGGCGCCACCCTGCACTGGGGTATCGACGATCCCGGGCAGATCGAAGCGCTGCATCCCGCGCTGCGCTGCATCGAAGACCTGCACAGCACCGACGTGGCAGGTGAGGAACACCTGCCACTTTCGGGCCGCATTCAGATGAAGGTCATCTCCCGCATCCCCGCGCTGCGCGATATCGGCAGAATCATGCGGTTCAGCTTCTAG
- a CDS encoding antitoxin, with protein sequence MADFKGLIDKLKSLLAGNKDKVNQAVDKVGDVIDSKTGGKYTSVVDKVQDAAKSAVDKVNSAEGSESPKDGDAQ encoded by the coding sequence ATGGCTGATTTCAAGGGCCTCATCGACAAGCTCAAGAGCCTGTTGGCGGGCAACAAGGACAAGGTGAACCAGGCCGTCGACAAGGTCGGCGACGTGATCGACTCCAAGACCGGTGGCAAGTACACCTCGGTGGTGGACAAGGTGCAGGATGCCGCCAAGAGCGCGGTCGACAAGGTCAACTCAGCTGAAGGCTCCGAATCCCCTAAGGACGGCGACGCTCAGTAA